A segment of the Deltaproteobacteria bacterium genome:
GAAAGGCGCAGCGGAGTCGCGGACTCGAGCGCAAAGCCGGTGCGAACCACCGCGCGGGCCGTCTCGTCGCCGGGATTCGAGACGCGAAGCACGAGTGCATCTCCGTCGTCGGCGGGCTTCAGCGCGGAGAGCACCAGCGTTCGCGGCTCGAGCGCGAGAAGCGATACGCCCTCGGGCACGCGGGTCTCGCCCGCGATCGTCACCGCCTGCAGCGGCAGCTCGGCCTCGCGCGCGGCCGCTGCGACGACGCTCGGATCGTCGAACGAGAGCAGTCGCAGCTCGGCCGTGAACGCGCCGCGAAGCTGCGCGCCGGGAACCGGGAGCTGCGGCCCGGCCGGGCCCGGTCGCGTGCGAAGATCGAGCCGCGACAGCCAGCCCACCGCGCGCAGACAGGTGAGCGCGATCGAGCCGTCCTCGCGGACTTCCGCCTCGGGCAAGCCGGGCGCGACCAGCGCAAGGCCGTTCGCGAACACGAACCCCTGCTGCGGGAAAGTCGCCGGCGGCGGGTGGATCCATCCGGTCGCATCGGACTTCGCGGTGGAGCGGCGCGCGGCGTCGAAGCTGGTCGCGGCCAGGAACTCGCTGCAGGGCGCGCCGGTCGGGAAGATCAGGCGCATTCGGTGATCCTCGGCCGAATTCTCGATCCGCAAGCTCAGGCTCGCGCCCGGCTCGCCGGGTGCTACGCGTGCGCGAATCGAAACCCGCAGGGCCGCGCGCTCGGACGAGCGCCGCTCGCGCGAAGCGTCGAGCCGCGCCGGCAGCGCGAACGTGCGCACGACCTCGAGCTCCTCGATCCCGCCCGCGTGGCGGCGCCGCTCGAACTCGACACTCTCGAGTGTCGCCGCGAGGTCGGGGATCGGATCCGCGTCGTAGCTGTCGCCGCGGTCGCCCTCGTCCTCGAGCGCGCAGATCCCGGCGAAGACGCGCGAGCCGAGCCGGAGCTCGAAGGTGCCGTCGTCCGCCGCAGTCAATCGGGTGGTCGCGCACGAGATCTCGCGCCCGGCGTCGACGAGATCGGGCGCGGCCGCCGCGGGCTCGAGCCGAACCCGGCGGAAGCCGAGGGCCGGCACCTCGCCGACCACGAGCTCGAGATCGAGCGCCCGGCTGGCCGGGGCGATCAGGTAGCGGCCGTCGGCGTGGCCGTCGACGACGCGCACGGGCACGCCGTCGGCGCTCATGCCCTTGCCCTCGCGCGGCGGCAGAAGCCAGCGGTGGAAGAACGGACCCGAATCGTTCGCCTGAAGCCCCGGCCAGGGATCGAGCGGGAAGCGCGCGACTCCGGACCTGGGCCAGGGGCTGGGATTCCAGACCGCGACCTCGATCGCGTCGCCGGACGGTGTCGAGCGCGCGACGCCGTGCCCCGAGAGCCGCTCGAGCGCGCGCAGGGTCGTCTCGCGCGCGAGCTCCTGGCTCGCGTCGTAGCGCGCGCGCATCTGCTCGTGCACGCGGTCGATCGAGCAGCCGCCGATCGAATCGTGCGCCTGGTTCCGCAGCAGCTCGCGCCAGGCCCGGCGCAGGCTCGCACGCTCGTCGGGAAGCCCGTGCAGCCGCGCGAGCGCCGCGAACGGCTCGGCCAGCCGCTCGAGCGCCGTCTCGCAGGCGCGATTCGCGAGCTTCAGCGGCAGACGCGCCGACCATACACCGGGAAGCAACGGGCCGGCGCAGCCGCCCACCAGCTCGCCGCGAAACACCGGGAGCTCGGGCTCGATTCCCGCCGCGAAATCGTCGACGAGCGCGCGCTCGACCTGCCAGCCGGTCCGGTCGGCGAGCGCGCACGCGATCTCCCGCGTCCGCTCGCTCGGCGCGGCGTGGTCGAAGCCGTTCATCAGCAGGATCCGCTGCTGCCGCGTCCGCTCCGCCAGGGCCTGCGATCGCTGCGCGATCGTCGACGCGGCCCCGACCGGGTCGAGCGCCAGGTTTCCCGCATTCGCATAGCCGGCCCCGAGGTGGCAGGCGACGAGCGAGCTTCCGTCGGGGGCCTGCCAGCGGTACTCGGGCGGAAGCCCGGAGAGGGCGCTCGGGTTTCCCCTCCAGTAGACGAAGGCGCACAGGCCGAACCCGGCGAAGAGCTGCGGGAACTGCGCGGGATGCCCGAAAGAGTCCGGTGTATAGGCGACCGCCGAGACGGGTCCGAACGCGGCGCCGACGCGCCGCCCTTCGAGCAGATTGCGCACGTGCGCCTCGCCCGAGGGGAGCAGCGAATCGGGCTGCACGTACCACGGTCCGATCGCGATCCGGCCGGCCGAGACCGCGTCCTCCAGCGCCTTGCGGCGCTGCGGTCGGACTTCGAGGTAGTCCTCGAGGACGATCGTCTGCCCGTCGAGCAGGAAGCGGAAGCCGGGGTCGGTCGAGAGCAGCTCGAGCACGCGGTCGATCGTGTCCACCAAGCGCGCCCGGAACGACTCGAAAGTCCGGTACCACTCGCGGTCCCAGTGCGTGTGCGAGACGAGGAAGGCCTTCACGCCGCGCATGGTACCGCCTCGAGGATCAGGCACGCGTTCGCGCGGCGGGGCTAAAGCTGCCGGCGCCGCCTCTCGATCGGTGGGGGAACATGCGCGTCTGCATCCTCACGGTGGGCTCGAGAGGCGACGTGCAGCCGTACGTGGCCCTGGCTCGGGGTCTCGAGCGCGCCGGACACCGAACCGCGGTCTGCGCATCGCCCGCCTACCGGAGCTTCGTCGAGTCCCACGGCGTCGAGTACGCCTGCGTCGACACGGGCGACCCGCAGGTGCTGCTGCGCTCGCCCGAGGGCCAGGCGATCTTCCGCTCGACGCGAAATCCGCTCGCGCTGCTGCAGGGGCTCTGCCGGCTGCTCGAGCCGGTGCTCGAGAAGGGCTACGCCCAGGCGTGTCAGGTCAGCGCCGATGCCGATGCGCTGCTCGTCGCACCGGGCGCGCTGCCGATCGCGCAGGCCCTGAACGAGAGCCGCGACCTCCCGTTCGCGAGCGCATTCCTGCAGCCCAATCATCCGACTCGGGAGTTCGGCTGCTGGCTGTTTCCCGAGGTCCCCGCATGGCTGCCGTTTCACGGTCGTCTGCGCCGCGGGAGCTATCGGCTCACCTGGCAGATGCTGTACCGGATCGTGCGCGGGGCCAACGACGCGGCGCGCAGGAACGTGCTCGGCCTCGGACCCGGCGTGAACCCCTTCGCCGAGATGCTGCGGGAGCGCTGGCCGACGCTGTACGGGATCAGCAGCTCGGTCCTGCCCCGCCCCGCCGACTGGGGGCCTGAGCTCGAGCTCACCGGCTACTGGTTCCTGGACCGCCCGTCCGGCTGGCGACCGCCGAGCGTGCTCGAGGAGTTCCTGGCCTCCGGACCGAAACCGATCTGTGTCGGATTCGGCAGCATGCCGTCCGCGGATCCCGAGCAGACGACGCAGCTCTTCGCCCGCGCGCTCGCGCGAGCCGGCCAGCGCGGGATCCTGCTCACCGGCTGGGGCGGCCTGGCGGCGACGGAGCTCGCCAAAGGCGTGCTCGCGATCGACGCCGCTCCGCACGACTGGCTGTTTCCGCGTGTCGCGGCCGTCGTGCATCACGGGGGCGCGGGAACCACCGCGGCCGCGCTTCGCGCGGGCGCGCCGGCCATGGTGATCCCGTTCATCGCCGACCAGCGCTTCTGGGGCGCGCGCGTCGCGGCGCTGGGCGCGGGGCTCGGGCCCGTCGCGCGCCGGGGGCTCTCGCCAGAATCCCTCGCGACCGCGCTTCGAGAGCTGGTCGAGAACCCGGCCTACCGCGAGCGTGCCGCCAGCATCGCTAGAGCCCTCGCGAGCGAGGACGGCCCGGCGCGCGCGGTCGCCGCCCTTCCGTTCTGAACCACCCGATCGCGCCCGGGGCTCGATTGCGGCTACGATCGGCGCGGAGGCAGGCGATGGGCGCCAGGCGCGGACCCGTGTTGGTGACGGGCGCGAACTCGGGAATCGGGCTCGCGAGCGCGCTTCGCTTCGCGTCGCGCGGCTGGGAGACCTGGGGCACCGTGCGCTCCGAAGCCAAGGCCGACGAGCTGCGCGCCGCAGCGAGATCGGCGGGCTGCCTCGAGCTCGTGCGCCCGCTTGTGCTCGACGTCTCGGATCACGAACGCGTCGTCGAGCTGTGGAAGGAGCTGCCCGACTTCTACGCGGTCGTGAACAACGCGGGGTACTCGCAGACCGGCGCCGTCGAGGAGGTCACGGCGGCGCAGGCGCGCGCGCAGCTCCCCGTGAATCTGATCGCACCCGCGATCGTCGCGAGCTGCGCGCTGCCGGGAATGCGGCGACTCGGGGGCGGACGGATCGTGATGGTCTCTTCCGTCGCCGGACGCGCCGCGGTGCTGCCGCTGAACGGCTGGTATCACGCCTCGAAGTTCGGGCTGGAGGCGCTCTCCGACGTGCTTCGCGTCGAGGTCGCGTCGTTCGGGGTCGCGGTCTCGATCGTCGAGCCGGGCTTCTTCAAGACCGGGATCACCGGTCGCGCGCGAGAGATGGCATCTCGGGGCGCGGAGCACCGCGATTCGAAGTACGCGTCCGCGTACGAGCGGATGGACGGCTGGATCGCTCTGATCGAGCGCTTCGCTCCGCCCGCCAGCGTGGTCGCGTTCGCGATCGTGTCGGCGGTCGAGAGCCGCTTCCCGCTGCAGCGCTACGTCGTCGGTCTCGACGCGCTCGCGGCGATCGTCGGCGAGGCGATCGCGCCGCGCCGGCTGACCGACCTGGCCATGCGCCTGGCCGCGAATCTCTCGGCGAAGAGCTAGACTTCCCTTGCCGCGGGCTGCTGCGGCCAGATGAGCAAGAACGTCGCGACGAAATACGGAAAGCTCGCCGGCGAGGAAGTCGCGGGCGTACACGTGTTTCGCGGCGTGCCGTTCGCGAGCCCGCCGCTGGGCGCGCTGCGTTTCGCACCGCCGCAGCCGCCCGCTCCCTGGCGCGGCGTTCGCGAGGCGCTTCGCGCCGGGCCCGCGCCGCTTCAGGTCGGAGCCTCGTGGATGACGCGGATGCGCCTCGACGTCGGCGGCCGCGTCGACGAGGACTGTCTGTATCTGAACGTCTACACGCCCGGGATCGACGCCGCGCGAAGGCCGGTGCTCGTGTTCCTGCACGGCGGGGCGTTTCTGATGGGAGCGGGCTCGACCGCGCTCTACGACGCCCGCCGACTCGCGCGCCGCTCCGGCATCGTCGTGGTGACGACGAACTACCGGCTCGGCGCGCTCGGCTGGGCGCATCTGGGCCTGGTGCCCGGCTCGACGCTCCCCGACGCGGTGAATCTGGGGCTCCAGGACCAGATGGCGGCGCTGGCCTGGGTGAGGGACAACATCGCGGAGTTCGGCGGCGACCCCGGCAACGTCACCCTCTGCGGACAGTCCGCGGGCGCGATGAGCGCGGCCGCGCTGTGCGCATCAGGGAAGGCGCGCGCGACGTTCCGACGCGCGATCCTGCAGAGCGCCGCGGGGCGCAGCGTGATCGACCGCGACGAGGGCATGAACGTCGCGCGCATCTTCCTCGCCGAGCTCGGCAAGAAGCCCGAGACGGCCCACGAGCTCCGCGACGTCGACGCCGCGCGGCTGCTGAAGGCCCAGGCGAGCGCGTACCGGCGCACGTTCAGCCCGCTGCGCCTGATGTCGTTCATGCCCGTCGTCGACGGCGCGATCGTCGGCGAGACTCCGCTCGCGGCGATCCAGCGGGGCGCGCTCTCGGACAAGGAGCTGCTGATCGGGACCACGCGCGAGGAGTGGAAGCTGTTCTCGCTCGTCGACGGGAGCGCGGTCGGCATGCGCGAGGCGTCGCTGATCGCGCGCATCGGCGCGCTCTCCGATCCGCGCGAGCTCGCGCTGCCCGACGCCGAGCTCGCGAGCCGCTGCTTCCGCGACGCCGTCGCCTCCGACGGTCTCGCGACCGACCCCGCCGAGGTCTGGAACGCCTTCCAGTCCACGCGCGTCTTCCACCATCCGGCCGCGCAGCTCGCCGAGGCGCAGGCGCGCTCGGGCGGGCGCGCGTTCGCGTATCTCTTCGCATGGCGGCCCCCGGCCGTGGGCGGACTGATCGGCGCCTGCCACGCGCTCGAGCTGCCGTTCGTGTTCGGCTGGACGCAGACCCCGCTGGTCCGATCGCTCACGGGCCTGTCGACCTCGGCCCGCCGGATCTCGCTCTCCATGCAACACGCCTGGGGCAGCTTCGCGCGCGCCGGCGATCCGTCCCACGAGGGTCTGCCGGGCTGGCCCGGCTACGAGCCGATCCTGCGCTCGACGATGTCGTTCGGCCGGGATGCGCGCGTCGTCGACGCGCCGCTCGAAGCCGAGCGGCGGCTGTTCGAGTCCTGGGGGAGGGTCTGAGCTCCCGCGCGCGGGCTCGAAGGCCGCGCGCCCTGTGTATGCTGTGCGGATGCCGAGCTACCGCTACGAGACGCTCTCGCCGCAGGACGCGTCGTTCCTGGCGGCCGAGGGCCCGAACACGCCGATGCACATCGCCGCGGCGTTCATCGCGGAGCCGGGTTCGCTGCGCACCGTGCACGGCGGGATCGACATCGAGCGGATCCGCGCGTTCATCACCGGGCGACTGCACCGGGTCCCGCGCTACCGCGAGCGGCTGGCCTACACACCTCTGCGTGGACGGCCGATCTGGGTCGACGACGACCATTTCAACGCCGAGTTCCACATCCGGCACACGGCGCTGCCCTACCCGGGCAACGACGACCAGCTCAAGCGCCTGATCGGACGGCTCTCCTCCCAGACGCTCGACCGACGCCGCCCGCTCTGGGAGTTCTGGGTGATCGAAGGCCTCGACGGCGGCGCGCGCTTCGCGCTGTTCTCGAAGGTGCACCACGCGATGGTCGACGGGATCTCGGGCGCGGAGCTCGTGATGGCGCTGATGGGCCGCTCGCCCGACGAGTCGAACGAGAGCCCGCCGCCATTCGTGCCCCGGCCCGCGCCGGGCACGCGCGAGCTTCTGGCCGAAGACCTGTGGAGCGCAGCGTCCGGCCCGCTCGCGGGAGCCGCGAAGCTCGGCGAGCTGCTCCGCGCGGATCGCCGCAGCGAGCTCGGTCGCGCGCTGCGCTCGGTCGGCGATCTGGTCTCGCGCGGACTCGTTCCCGCCTCGGACACGCCGCTCAACGCCGAGATCGGCCCGCACCGCCGCTTCGAGTGCTTCTCGCTCGAGCTCGCGCGCATCCGGGCTGTGAAGGAGAAGCTCGGCGGCACGATCAACGATGCGGTGCTCGCCACGGTGGCCGGCGGGCTGCGCCGCTTCCTGACGCGACGATTGCTGGACGTGGGCGCGCTCGACTTCCGCGTCTCCGCGCCGGTGAGCGTGCGCGCGGAGGGCGAGCGATCTGCCGGAGGGAATCGCGTCTCCGCCTGGATCGTCCCGCTTCCGCTCGGCGAAGCCGACCCGCTGCGGCGACTCGAGCACGTCCGCGCGACCACGCGAGAGCGGAAGGCCTCGAATCAGGCGCTCGGCGCCGACCTGCTCTCGGCGGTCACCGAGTGGACGGGGACGACGCTGCTCTCGCTGGGCACGAGCGTGCAGAGCATCGCCCGCCCGCACAACCTGATCGTGACCAACGTTCCCGGACCGCAGATTCCGCTGTACCTCGCCGGTGCGCAACTGCTCGAGGCCTACCCGATCGCCCCGCTCTTCCAGCACCAGACCGTGAGCATCGCGCTGTTCAGCTACGCCGGGAATCTCTTCTGGGGGCTGAATGCCGACGAGGAGCGGATGCCCGATCTCGCGGATCTGCGCGCGGATCTCGAATTCGCGTTCGACGAGCTGGCGGCACTGGCCGGGCCCGGCGGCGCCAATCCGCGCTAGGGATTGGAGCGGGTCGTGGATCTCTCGAAGCGCGCGCACTGGATCTTCGACATGGACGGCACGCTGACCGTCGCCATCCACGACTTCGACGCGATCCGGCGGGAGCTCGGGCTGCCGGAGGGAAGGCCGATCCTCGAGGAGATCGCGCTGCGCCCCGAGCGAGAGGCGAGCGAGCTGTTCCTCCGCCTCGATCGGATCGAGCTCGAGCTCGCGCAGCGCGCGTGCGCGTCGGACGGCGCGGCCGCCCTGCTCGAGACACTCGGCGCGCGGAGCGCTCGGCTCGGCATCCTCACCCGCAACAGCCACGCGAACGCCCTCGAGACGCTTCGTGTCTGCGGGCTCGAGCGCTTCTTCGACCCCGCATGCGTCGTCGGCCGCGAGGCCGCCGCTCCGAAGCCGGACCCCGGCGGGATCCGCAAGCTTCTCGGCGACTGGCGCGCCGCGCCGGCCGAGGCCGTGATGGTCGGAGACTACCGCTACGACCTGCTGGCCGGCCGCGCCGCCGGAACCGCGACGGTCTACGTGGACACGAGCGGAGTGTTTCCGTTCGCCGAGATCGCGGACGTCTCGGTTCGTTCGCTGGTCGAGCTGATCGACGCGCTCGCTTGAGTTAGGCTGCAGCCCGGATGACCCAGACCAGCGACGCGAAGCACCGCTTCCACGAGCTCGTGGTGGCCGACGTGATCCAGGAGACGGCCGACACCCGCTCGTTCGCCTTCGACGTGCCCGATGTTCTGGGCGAGCTGTTCCGCTACACCCCCGGCCAGTTCCTCACCTTCGAGATCCCGTGGGACGGGTTGCGCCTGCACCGCTGCTACTCGCTCTCGAGCGCGCCGGGAATCGACGCGAGCCCGAAGGTCACGGTGAAGCGCGTCGATCGCGGGCGTGTCTCGAACTGGATGAACGACCGGCTCGAGAAAGGCGCCCGGATCGCGGTGAAGCCGCCCGAAGGGCACTTCGTGCTCCGCGCCGCGGAGCAGGAGCGGCCGCTCGTGATGTTCGGCGGCGGCAGCGGGATCACGCCGATCCTCTCGATCCTGAAGTCGGCGCTCGCGAACACCCGGCGCCGCGTGAAGCTCGTGTACGCCAACCGCGACCGCGACTCGATCATCTTCAGAAGCGAGCTCGACGCCTGGCGCGATCGCTTCCCCGACCGCTTCGAGATCGCGCATCACCTCGACTCCGAGCGCGGCTTCATGCACGCCGCGAACGCGAAGGATCATTTTGCGGGGCTCGAGAACGCGGATTTCTACATCTGCGGTCCCGCTCCGTTCATGGACGTCGTCGAGAGCGCGCTCGAGGAGCGCCAGGCGGGCCGCGGCCACGTCTTCGTCGAGCGCTTCGTCTCGCCAACCGACCCCGACCGCGTGCAGGCTCCCGCCGCCGCGCCGCCGCCGGCCGCGGTCGGCGCGCCGAAGACGTTCTTCATGACGCTCGAGGGCGTTCGCAGCGAGGTCCCGGTGAAGCCCGGAGAGACGCTGCTCGCGGCCGCGCAGCGCGCGGGCTTCGACCCGTCGTTCTCCTGCCAGGAAGGCTACTGCGGCTGCTGCATCGCGAGGCTCCGCTCCGGCAAGGTGCAGATGCGAACGCACGACGCGCTGAACGCGAAGGACATCGCCAACCGCTGGGTGCTCGCGTGTCAGTCTCGCCTCGAAGGCGACGATCCGGTCGAGATCGACTTCGACGACTCCTACTGAGCCAGGCCCGGTCCCACGGCTGCGCCGACGAGAAACTCGTCGAGCAGACCCTCGACGAGATCGAGCGACTCGTGCCAGAAGTCGGGGGCGGAGAGGTCCATGCCGAACGCGTCGCGCGCGATCGCCTCGGCCGTGTCACTCCCGGTCGAGCGCAGCAGCGCCTCGAAGCGCGGCATGAAGCCGGGTCCCTCCTGCCTGGCGCGCTGGAACAGCCCCAGGCTGAACAGGTAGCCGAACGTGTACGGGAAGTTGTAGAAGCTCGTCGTCGTGATGTAGAAGTGCAGCTTCGAGGCCCAGAACCACGGGTCCAGGTCGTCGGCGTCGAGTGAGTCGCCGTACCACTCGCGCTCGGCGGCGAGCATGAGCTCGCAGAGCCGCGAGACGGAGAGCTCCCCGTGCGCGCGCTCCTGGTAGACCGCGTGCTCGAAGCTGAAGCGAGCCGGGATGTTGAGCAGGAACACCGCCGCGTCCTGAAGCCGCCCGTCCAGGATCGCGAGGCGACGGGCTGGCGTCCGCTTCGCGAGCTCGAGCGACGAGTCGATCAGGACCTGCTCGGCGAACGTCGAGGCGGTCTCGGCCAGCGTCATCGGCGAGCGCCGCGCCCAGGCGCGGCTGCCCGCCAGCGTCGCGCCGTGGAACGCGTGGCCGAGCTCGTGCGCGAGCGTCGACGCGTCGCCGGGAGCGCCGTCGAAGGTCAGGAAGATCCGCGACTCGTCGATCAGCGACGAGCCGGAGCAGAAGCCGCCGGGCTGCTTTCCGGCGCGCGGCTCCCAGTCGATCCAGCGCCGCTCGAACGCCTTGCGCGCCAACGCGCCGAGCGGCGCATGGAAGCGGTCGAATGCGGCTTGGATCTCCGCGCGCGCGTTCTCGAACGGAACGCGTTCGTCCGCGCGGTTCGGAAGCGGTGCCAGCAGGTCCGCGAATCCCATCCGCTCGAGCCCGAGCAGCTGCGCCTTGCGGCGCAGATAGCGGCGCGGGATCTCGACGCGCGAGCGCACGGCGTCGAGCAGCGCGTCGAGCGTGGCGCGCGAGATCGCCGCGTCGAAGAGCGCGGGGTCGAGGAAGCTCGCGACGCCGCGGCGCGCGTAGAGCGCGAGCCGCGTCCCCGCGATCGCGTTCAGGCACGCGGCGGTCGTGTCGGCGCTGTGCGCCCAGGCCGAGTTCGCACCGCGAAAGGCCGCGCGGCGCACCGCCGGATCCGGGTCTTCGAGAAGCGTTCGCGTGAGCGCCACCGGCACGCGCCGGGACGGGCGACCGGGAAGCTCGAGCTCGAACTCGAGCTTTCCGGAGAGCTTCGAGTAGAGCCGGCCCCAGGCCGAGAGCCCGGTCGCGTCGAGATCCGCGGCGAGCGCCTCCTCGGCCTCGCCCATGCTGAAGCCGGCGCGCTCGCGCACTCGCGAGAGGAAGAAGCCCGCGCTGCGCAGGCTCCGATCGGCGCAGAGCTCGGCGAAGAGATCGTCGTCGGCGTCTCGCAGCGCCGCGCGCACGCGCACGTAGACCTTCTCCTGCGCGGCGCGCGCACTCGCCGCCGACGCGAGCTCCCGCGAGACCGCCTCGTCGCGCGAGTCCGCCGCGTGCAGACAGCCGAGGTAGCTCGCGAGATGGGCGCTTCGCGCGGTCGCGTCCTCGAGCCGCTCGAGAAGCGACGCGAAGTCCGCGATGCGCTCGCGCTCGAGCGCGCCGAGATCTCGCGCGTCGGCGAGAAGCTGCGCCAGGTCGCGCGCCAGCCGGGTCCGGAACTCGCGGTACTCCTGCCCGTCGAAGCTCGCGAAGAACGGCGAAAGGTCCCAGCTCACTCGCACTCCCTCGCGGCCCCGGTGTATCGTCGCTCCTCGAAGACAGGAGACCCCCGATGCGACTCCAGGTTCCCAGAATCCCCGCGCTCGCACCAGAGGACTGGAGCGACGACGCCAAGCAGGCGCTCGCCGCGATCGGGCGGCCCGGTGGCATGCCGGTCCTGAACATCTTCCGCACGCTCGCGGCCCACCCCAAGCTGACCAAACACTGGATGGTCTTCGCGAATCACGTGCTGGGAAAGAACACGCTGCCGCCGCGCGAGCGCGAGATCCTGATCCTGCGCATCGGCTGGCTCTGCCGAGCCGAGTACGAGTGGGCGCAGCACGTGGTGATCGGCAAGCGCGAGGGTCTCTCCGACGACGAGATCACGCGGATCGGCATCGGCGCGGACGCCCCGGGCTGGTCGGACCCCGACCGCGCGCTGCTTCGCGCCACCGACGAGCTCTGGAACGACGCGATGATCAGCGACGCCACCTGGCGCGAGCTCTCTCGCTTCCTGAACACCGAGCAGCTGATGGACGTCGTATTCACCGTGGGTCAGTACAACCTGGTGTCGATGGCGCTGAACAGCTTCGGGGTGCAACTCGACCCGGGACTGCCGCGATTTCCCGCAGGAGTCGACGGATGAGATGCACCGGCGCGCTCGCGCTCGCGGCCCTGGCCGGCCTCTCGGTCGGCTGCAGCTCGTACCAGCCGGTGCTCTATCCCAACCCCAAGCTCGAGCAGGTCTACCAGGACGAGGTCGATCGCGACATCGCCCACTGCGAGGCCGTCGCCAAGGAGTACACCGAGAACCCGTCGCGCGCGCGGCGCGCGGCCGGCGACGCGACCGAGGGCGCGGTCGTGGGCGGCGCCACCGGAGCCGCCGCGGGCGCGGTGCTCGGCAGCGTCGGGCGCGGCGCCGGCGCGGGCGCGGCCGCGGGCGCGGCCGGCGGCCTGGTTCGCGGGCTCTTCCGCGGACGCGAGCCGAGCCCGGTGTACCGGCGCTTCGTCGAGCGCTGCCTCTCCGACAAAGGCTACGAGGTGATCGGCTGGGAGTAGGCGCGCGCCTCCGCCCGCAGCCTCAGTGCACCACGCCGTCCGCGACCAGCCGCTCGATCTCCGCTTCCGACAGGCCGAGGATTCCGCCGAGCACGGCGTCATTGTGCTGGCCGATCAAGGGCGCCGGAGCGCGAATGCCGACGTCGGCCGACTCGAAGCGCCACGGCGTGCCGACCACGCGGCGCTTTCCGACCACCGGGTGCTCGAGCTCGCGGAAGAAGTCGCGCGCGAGCAGGTGGGGATCGAGGCCGACGCTCTCCTCGCTGTGGACGCGCGTCGCTGGCACTCCCGCAAGCTGCAGAGCGTCGACGGCGGCGTCGACCGAGCGTGCGCGCGTCCAGCGCTCGACGATCGCGTCGAGCGCGTCCTGGTTGCGCCAGCGCTCTTCGGGTCCCGCGAAGCGCGCGTCGGCGAACGCCGGATCGGCGATCACGCTCACCAGCGCGGCCCATTCACGCTCGCCGCCCACCGCGATGCTCACCCACTCGTCCGGTCCCGCGCACGCGAAGCAGCCGTGCGGAGCCATCACGTCGTGGCGGTTTCCGGCTCGCTGCGGCGAGCGGCCGCTCATGCTGAGCTCGAGGAACGCCTCGCCGATCATCGCGCTCATCACCTCGGTCGACGACAGATCGATGTGCCGGCCGCGGCCGGTGCGACGGCGCTCGTACAGCGCCGCGAGCACGGCGAGCGCTCCGGCCGTTCCCACGCGCAGATCCACCGAGCCCGAGAGCGGCATGGGCGGCTCGTCGGGATACCCGGTCAGGTCCGCGATTCCCGCCAGCGCCGAGAACGTCGGCGCGTAGCCCGCGTAGTTCCGCTCCGGCCCGGTGGAGCCCACCGCCGACTGCGAGAGCATGACGAGCTCCGGCTTCACGCGGCAGAGCTCGTCGTACCCGAGGCCCAGCCGCTCC
Coding sequences within it:
- a CDS encoding M3 family oligoendopeptidase — translated: MVRARGFWEPGVASGVSCLRGATIHRGREGVRVSWDLSPFFASFDGQEYREFRTRLARDLAQLLADARDLGALERERIADFASLLERLEDATARSAHLASYLGCLHAADSRDEAVSRELASAASARAAQEKVYVRVRAALRDADDDLFAELCADRSLRSAGFFLSRVRERAGFSMGEAEEALAADLDATGLSAWGRLYSKLSGKLEFELELPGRPSRRVPVALTRTLLEDPDPAVRRAAFRGANSAWAHSADTTAACLNAIAGTRLALYARRGVASFLDPALFDAAISRATLDALLDAVRSRVEIPRRYLRRKAQLLGLERMGFADLLAPLPNRADERVPFENARAEIQAAFDRFHAPLGALARKAFERRWIDWEPRAGKQPGGFCSGSSLIDESRIFLTFDGAPGDASTLAHELGHAFHGATLAGSRAWARRSPMTLAETASTFAEQVLIDSSLELAKRTPARRLAILDGRLQDAAVFLLNIPARFSFEHAVYQERAHGELSVSRLCELMLAAEREWYGDSLDADDLDPWFWASKLHFYITTTSFYNFPYTFGYLFSLGLFQRARQEGPGFMPRFEALLRSTGSDTAEAIARDAFGMDLSAPDFWHESLDLVEGLLDEFLVGAAVGPGLAQ
- a CDS encoding carboxymuconolactone decarboxylase family protein — protein: MRLQVPRIPALAPEDWSDDAKQALAAIGRPGGMPVLNIFRTLAAHPKLTKHWMVFANHVLGKNTLPPREREILILRIGWLCRAEYEWAQHVVIGKREGLSDDEITRIGIGADAPGWSDPDRALLRATDELWNDAMISDATWRELSRFLNTEQLMDVVFTVGQYNLVSMALNSFGVQLDPGLPRFPAGVDG
- a CDS encoding CoA transferase; this encodes MSGQGSRPAPLAGVRVVDMTWAWAGPHGTQLLAWLGAEVIKVESHSRLDHSRMRSLMGGTLAGGPDHSPIFNDLNSNKLSITLDLRRDEARALLRRLVAVSDVLAQNMRPGVMERLGLGYDELCRVKPELVMLSQSAVGSTGPERNYAGYAPTFSALAGIADLTGYPDEPPMPLSGSVDLRVGTAGALAVLAALYERRRTGRGRHIDLSSTEVMSAMIGEAFLELSMSGRSPQRAGNRHDVMAPHGCFACAGPDEWVSIAVGGEREWAALVSVIADPAFADARFAGPEERWRNQDALDAIVERWTRARSVDAAVDALQLAGVPATRVHSEESVGLDPHLLARDFFRELEHPVVGKRRVVGTPWRFESADVGIRAPAPLIGQHNDAVLGGILGLSEAEIERLVADGVVH